One segment of Primulina tabacum isolate GXHZ01 unplaced genomic scaffold, ASM2559414v2 Contig815, whole genome shotgun sequence DNA contains the following:
- the LOC142535151 gene encoding zinc finger BED domain-containing protein RICESLEEPER 2-like has translation MSNQLSKWGSNLMDGKHLHVRCVAHIINLIVQDGLKEVGNSVRRVRQAIRYIRESPARIKKFKDCCELEKITSKKSLCLDVVTRWNSTYLMLKVALEFENAFVSYAIHDPGLLDHLLTHVCEDGKDVGALTSGDWENVRKIEKFLEAFYNLTLRVSGSSYVTSNIHFHEIGELSCVLKLLVESDDSVLDTMAKRMKSKFDKYWGAPEKMNKMIFIACVLDPRFKFDYVAFVLSKMKMYGQDKGEQLRVEIKLYMTSLFEGYRKVTSKMSQGSSTSKVEPSVNSSKFPTLAEMARDVLAIPISTVASESAFSTGGRVLDSFRSSLTPRLVQALICLQDWFRKESSPIKVEEHLDHLEEIESGFWNLRILSSNILKEMAIRNVLGLSDVEFHSSWLTLCYLSYY, from the exons ATGTCAAACCAATTAAGTAAATGGGGAAGTAATTTGATGGATGGTAAACACCTTCATGTGAGGTGTGTGGCTCATATAATCAATCTCATTGTTCAAGATGGCTTGAAAGAAGTTGGAAATTCTGTGAGACGAGTTAGACAAGCTATAAGATATATTAGAGAATCTCCTGCAAGgattaaaaaattcaaagattGTTGTGAACTTGAAAAGATAACAAGTAAGAAGTCCTTGTGTTTGGATGTTGTTACTAGGTGGAATTCTACTTACTTAATGTTGAAAGTTGCTTTGGAATTTGAAAATGCTTTTGTAAGTTATGCTATTCATGATCCTGGATTGTTGGATCATCTTCTTACCCATGTTTGTGAAGATGGAAAGGATGTAGGTGCATTGACAAGTGGTGATTGGGAAAATGTGAGAAAAATTGAGAAGTTTCTTGAAGCTTTTTATAATCTTACGTTGAGAGTTTCAGGTTCATCATATGTTACTTCAAATATCCACTTTCATGAAATTGGCGAGCTTTCTTGCGTTTTAAAGTTGTTGGTAGAGAGTGATGACAGTGTTTTGGATACGATGGCAAAAAGGATGAAATCTAAATTTGACAAATATTGGGGTGCTCCAGAAAAAATGAATaagatgatttttattgcatgtgtGCTTGATCctcgtttcaaatttgattatgTGGCTTTTGTGCTTTCGAAGATGAAGATGTATGGGCAAGATAAAGGGGAGCAATTAAGAGTTGAAATAAAGTTGTATATGACTTCTTTGTTTGAAGGATATAGGAAGGTCACTTCAAAAATGTCTCAAGGATCATCCACTAGTAAAGTTGAGCCATCGG TTAATTCTTCCAAATTTCCTACTCTGGCTGAGATGGCTCGTGATGTATTAGCGATTCCTATTTCGACTGTGGCGTCGGAAAGTGCTTTTAGCACCGGGGGACGTGTTCTAGATTCATTTAGAAGTTCATTAACACCTCGATTAGTGCAAGCTCTAATTTGCCTTCAAGATTGGTTCCGAAAAGAATCTTCTCCCATTAAAGTAGAAGAACACTTGGATCATCTTGAAGAGATTGAATCTG GATTTtggaatttgagaattttaagttcaaatattttgaaggagatGGCCATACGAAATGTTTTGGGATTGTCAGACGTGGAGTTTCATTCGAGCTGGTTGACACTTTGTTATCTTTCCTATTACTGA